A single window of Mycolicibacterium aurum DNA harbors:
- a CDS encoding threonine/serine exporter family protein: MKDVPNAEGQPRAADAAPMTFLARLGAAMIAAGYPIGMVRRTLAVSADGYGVSREMLVLPNYIQLGGGDNTGGTTLRVASAERDLRFDQTFPLATLVKAAEGHQVTADEGLAELDRIDALPPRFPAWAFVAGYTLQSAAFALILQPNPVALMAATVLGFGVGLLGLVARRSEPLTQLLPVVAAFLVALCAFLGGRWLHLGEGSLRALAPALVMFLPGAAITLAVIELSSRDVIAGSARLVAGGMRLAQLAFGILIAAQVAGLTADELSVATVDRFGPWAPWLGCAVYAIGLFLFHGPPTRFMVWMLLILYVSYAGQLVADAVLGSYASGFGGGLTLTLCALLLAQRPGTPSAATLLLPGFWLLVPGSLGFIGVTELIGTNSAGAVAVTVISMISIALGIQAGLLLMGVYRQLRTTVARRQ, translated from the coding sequence GTGAAGGACGTACCGAACGCCGAGGGGCAACCCCGGGCGGCGGATGCCGCGCCGATGACGTTTCTGGCACGCCTGGGCGCGGCGATGATCGCTGCGGGCTACCCCATCGGCATGGTTCGGCGGACGCTGGCGGTGTCGGCGGACGGTTACGGGGTGTCGCGCGAGATGTTGGTGCTGCCCAACTACATCCAGCTCGGGGGCGGCGATAATACCGGCGGCACCACCCTTCGGGTCGCCAGCGCCGAGCGAGACCTCCGCTTCGACCAGACGTTTCCGCTCGCCACGCTCGTCAAGGCGGCAGAGGGCCACCAGGTGACCGCCGACGAGGGTCTGGCCGAACTGGATCGCATCGATGCGTTGCCGCCCCGGTTCCCGGCGTGGGCGTTCGTCGCCGGCTACACCCTCCAGAGCGCGGCGTTCGCGCTGATCCTGCAGCCGAACCCGGTGGCGCTGATGGCGGCCACCGTTCTCGGCTTCGGGGTGGGACTGCTGGGGTTGGTGGCGCGGCGCAGCGAGCCGCTCACCCAGCTGCTGCCCGTCGTGGCCGCTTTCCTGGTGGCCCTGTGCGCGTTCCTCGGAGGGCGGTGGCTGCACCTGGGCGAAGGCAGCCTGCGGGCGTTGGCGCCCGCGCTGGTCATGTTCCTGCCCGGCGCGGCCATCACGCTGGCGGTGATCGAGCTCAGCAGCCGCGACGTGATCGCCGGGTCGGCGCGGCTGGTCGCCGGCGGGATGCGGCTGGCCCAGCTCGCCTTCGGAATCCTGATCGCCGCCCAGGTCGCGGGCCTCACCGCGGACGAACTGAGCGTCGCGACCGTGGACCGGTTCGGTCCGTGGGCGCCGTGGCTGGGCTGCGCCGTGTACGCGATCGGATTGTTCCTGTTCCACGGTCCGCCCACTCGCTTCATGGTGTGGATGCTGCTGATCCTCTACGTCTCCTACGCCGGCCAGCTCGTCGCCGATGCCGTACTCGGCAGCTACGCCAGCGGTTTCGGCGGCGGCCTGACGCTGACACTGTGCGCACTGCTGCTCGCGCAGCGACCGGGCACACCGTCCGCGGCGACGCTGCTGCTCCCCGGCTTCTGGCTGCTGGTGCCGGGGTCGCTGGGCTTCATCGGTGTCACCGAACTGATCGGCACCAACAGCGCGGGCGCCGTGGCCGTCACGGTGATATCGATGATCTCGATCGCCCTCGGCATCCAGGCCGGCCTGCTGTTGATGGGCGTGTACCGCCAGTTGCGGACCACGGTCGCGCGCCGGCAGTGA
- the rapZ gene encoding RNase adapter RapZ: protein MTAEQGMREELRGGAGSAGDGGDLDSSGIDSGIDVVLVTGLSGAGRGTAAKVLEDLGWYVADNLPPQLIARMVDLGLAAGSRITQLAVVMDVRSRGFTGDLDWVRSELATRDIIPRVVFLEASDDILVRRYEQNRRSHPLQGNQTLAEGIAAERTMLAPVRASADLVIDTSTLSVHGLRESIERAFAEETVAHTNVTVESFGYKYGLPMDADTVMDVRFLPNPHWVDNLRPHSGQHPDVRDYVLGQPGAVEFLDSYHQLLDVVIDGYRREGKRYMTVAIGCTGGKHRSVAMAEALAERLQDAALTVRVLHRDLGRE, encoded by the coding sequence ATGACAGCAGAGCAGGGCATGCGCGAGGAACTGCGTGGGGGAGCCGGCAGCGCCGGCGACGGGGGCGACCTCGACAGTTCGGGCATCGACAGTGGCATCGACGTGGTCCTGGTCACGGGGCTGTCCGGAGCGGGTCGGGGAACCGCCGCCAAGGTGCTGGAGGACCTGGGCTGGTACGTCGCCGACAATCTGCCGCCGCAGCTCATCGCGCGAATGGTGGACCTGGGGCTGGCCGCGGGTTCGCGCATCACCCAGCTCGCGGTCGTGATGGACGTGCGCTCGCGCGGTTTCACCGGTGACCTGGACTGGGTGCGCAGCGAGCTGGCGACCCGCGACATCATTCCGCGCGTGGTGTTCCTGGAAGCCTCCGACGACATCCTGGTACGCAGGTACGAGCAGAACCGGCGCAGTCATCCGTTACAGGGCAACCAGACTCTGGCCGAAGGCATTGCCGCGGAACGCACCATGCTGGCACCGGTGCGCGCGTCTGCCGACCTGGTGATCGACACGTCGACACTGTCGGTGCACGGCCTGCGCGAGAGTATCGAACGGGCCTTCGCCGAGGAGACCGTCGCGCACACCAACGTCACCGTCGAGTCCTTCGGCTACAAGTACGGCCTGCCGATGGATGCCGACACCGTGATGGATGTCCGCTTCCTGCCCAATCCGCACTGGGTGGACAACCTGCGTCCGCACTCCGGACAGCACCCCGACGTCCGCGACTATGTCCTCGGGCAACCCGGCGCCGTCGAATTCCTCGACTCCTACCATCAGTTGCTCGACGTCGTGATCGACGGATATCGCAGGGAGGGCAAGCGCTATATGACCGTCGCCATCGGGTGCACCGGTGGCAAGCACCGCAGCGTGGCGATGGCCGAGGCGCTGGCCGAGCGCCTGCAGGACGCGGCGCTGACGGTCCGGGTGCTGCACCGGGATCTGGGGCGCGAGTGA
- the whiA gene encoding DNA-binding protein WhiA has protein sequence MTAEVKDELSRLVVNSVSARRAEVASLLRFAGGLHIVSGRVVVEAEVDLGIIARRLRKDIYDLYGYTAVVHVLSASGIRKSTRYVVRVAKDGEALARQTGLLDLRGRPVRGLPAQVVGGSVGDAEAAWRGAFLAHGSLTEPGRSSALEVSCPGPEAALALVGAARRLGVSAKAREVRGSDRVVVRDGEAIGALLTRMGAQDTRLTWEERRMRREVRATANRLANFDDANLRRSARAAVAAAARVERALQILGDTVPDHLAAAGSLRVAHRQASLEELGRLAEPPMTKDAVAGRIRRLLSMADRKAKQDGIPDTESAVTPDLLEDA, from the coding sequence ATGACAGCCGAGGTCAAGGACGAACTCAGCCGGTTGGTGGTCAACTCGGTGAGTGCTCGGCGCGCCGAGGTGGCCTCCCTACTGCGCTTCGCCGGTGGACTGCACATCGTGTCGGGACGCGTCGTCGTCGAGGCCGAGGTTGATCTGGGCATCATTGCCCGTCGGCTGCGCAAGGACATCTACGACCTGTACGGGTACACCGCGGTGGTCCACGTGCTGTCGGCCAGCGGGATCCGCAAGAGCACGCGCTACGTGGTGCGGGTCGCCAAGGACGGCGAGGCGTTGGCCCGGCAGACCGGACTTCTGGACCTGCGCGGCCGCCCGGTGCGCGGACTGCCCGCCCAGGTGGTCGGCGGCAGCGTCGGTGACGCCGAAGCTGCTTGGCGTGGCGCATTTTTGGCGCACGGCTCACTCACCGAACCAGGTCGCTCGTCGGCGCTGGAGGTCAGCTGCCCCGGCCCCGAGGCGGCGCTGGCGCTCGTCGGTGCGGCCAGGAGGCTCGGGGTCAGCGCCAAGGCCCGCGAGGTGCGCGGCAGCGACCGCGTGGTGGTCCGCGACGGGGAGGCGATCGGCGCACTGCTCACCCGGATGGGCGCCCAGGACACCCGGCTGACGTGGGAGGAGCGTCGCATGCGCCGCGAGGTGCGCGCGACCGCCAATCGCCTCGCCAACTTCGACGACGCCAATCTGCGCAGGTCGGCGCGCGCCGCGGTGGCCGCCGCGGCCCGGGTGGAGCGGGCGCTGCAGATCCTCGGCGACACCGTGCCCGACCATCTCGCGGCGGCGGGCAGCCTCCGGGTGGCCCATCGCCAGGCCTCGCTGGAGGAACTCGGCCGGCTGGCCGAACCCCCGATGACCAAAGATGCTGTGGCAGGCCGTATTCGGCGACTCCTGTCGATGGCCGACCGTAAAGCCAAACAGGACGGCATCCCCGACACCGAGTCGGCTGTGACACCGGATCTGCTCGAAGACGCCTAG
- a CDS encoding gamma-glutamyltransferase family protein — protein MRATRRLMAPLLGLTLILAGCSAEPETPAAPPGPCEIVTNGTPEAAAAGAQDESDPETATGYRTDMTAVHTQRYAVATANPLATQAACEVLRDGGSAADALVTAQAVLGLVEPQSSGLGGGGFLLYYDAAADSVQAFDGREVAPGAATENYLRWVSDTDRTEPKPDARSSGRSIGVPGIVRMLSDVHTEHGTTPWRDLFGPAVTLADDGFDVSPRLSAAIAEAAPKLRLDEDAAAYFLEADGSPKTTESTLTNPAYAKTLGTIASDPDAFYTGDIARDIVAAAADTSGGRTPSLMTVEDLAAYTVKNREPLCAPYRGKEICGMPPPSSGGIAVAATLGILERFPMNQHKPTEVDLNGGRPAVMGVHLISEAERLAYADRDRYVADTDFVPLPGGSPETLLASDYLAGRAALISPDRTMGTAKPGEFGPPAAPVAPTPEHGTSHISVIDQQGNAASLTTTIESAFGSFHMVDGFLLNNQLTDFSAEPAGPDGVPVANRVEPGKRPRSTMAPTLVFDHAGPGTPRELYAVAGSPGGSTIIQFVVKTLVGMLDWGLDPQQAVSMVDFGADNSPETNVGGEHPVIDTADNGDNDPLVQGLRRLGHKVDLADQSSGLSAIVRSTPGWTGGADPRREGLVMGDVR, from the coding sequence ATGCGGGCCACCCGCCGACTCATGGCGCCTCTCCTGGGCCTGACACTGATCCTTGCCGGTTGCTCCGCCGAACCGGAGACTCCCGCGGCGCCGCCGGGTCCGTGCGAGATCGTCACCAACGGCACCCCCGAAGCAGCGGCGGCAGGTGCCCAGGACGAGTCGGACCCCGAGACCGCGACCGGCTACCGCACCGACATGACCGCTGTGCACACCCAGCGGTACGCCGTCGCCACGGCGAACCCGCTGGCCACCCAGGCCGCCTGCGAGGTGTTGCGGGACGGCGGCAGCGCCGCCGATGCGCTGGTGACCGCCCAAGCCGTCCTCGGTCTGGTCGAACCGCAGTCATCCGGCCTGGGCGGCGGCGGATTTCTGCTGTACTACGACGCGGCGGCCGACTCCGTGCAGGCGTTCGACGGCCGCGAGGTCGCGCCCGGCGCGGCGACCGAGAACTACCTGCGGTGGGTCTCGGACACCGACAGGACCGAACCGAAACCCGACGCCCGATCCTCGGGACGCTCCATCGGCGTGCCCGGCATCGTCCGGATGTTGTCCGACGTTCACACCGAGCACGGCACGACACCGTGGCGGGACCTGTTCGGTCCCGCGGTGACGCTCGCCGACGACGGCTTCGACGTCAGCCCCCGGCTGTCGGCGGCGATCGCCGAGGCCGCACCGAAGCTTCGACTCGACGAGGACGCCGCCGCCTACTTCCTCGAAGCCGACGGCAGCCCGAAGACGACCGAGAGCACACTGACCAACCCCGCGTATGCGAAGACGCTGGGCACCATCGCCTCCGACCCCGATGCCTTCTACACCGGCGACATCGCCCGCGACATCGTGGCCGCCGCCGCGGACACCTCGGGCGGGCGCACCCCGAGCCTGATGACCGTCGAGGACCTGGCGGCCTACACCGTCAAGAACCGCGAGCCGTTGTGCGCGCCCTATCGCGGCAAGGAGATCTGCGGCATGCCGCCGCCATCGTCCGGCGGGATCGCGGTGGCCGCGACGCTGGGCATCCTCGAGCGCTTCCCCATGAATCAGCACAAGCCCACCGAGGTCGACCTCAACGGGGGCCGGCCGGCGGTGATGGGCGTGCACCTGATCTCCGAGGCCGAACGCCTGGCGTACGCCGACCGGGACCGCTACGTCGCCGACACCGATTTCGTACCGCTGCCCGGCGGCTCGCCCGAGACCCTGCTCGCCAGTGACTATCTGGCCGGACGCGCCGCGCTGATCTCGCCGGACCGCACGATGGGCACCGCGAAGCCGGGTGAGTTCGGCCCTCCCGCCGCCCCGGTCGCGCCGACCCCGGAGCACGGCACCAGCCACATCAGCGTGATCGACCAGCAGGGCAACGCCGCGTCGCTGACCACCACCATCGAGTCGGCGTTCGGATCGTTCCACATGGTCGACGGATTCCTGTTGAACAACCAGCTGACAGACTTCTCCGCCGAGCCGGCCGGTCCTGACGGGGTGCCCGTGGCGAACCGGGTGGAGCCGGGTAAGCGGCCGCGCAGCACGATGGCACCCACCCTCGTCTTCGACCACGCCGGGCCGGGGACACCCCGCGAGCTGTACGCCGTCGCAGGCTCTCCCGGTGGGTCGACCATCATCCAGTTCGTCGTGAAGACCCTCGTGGGGATGCTCGACTGGGGCCTGGACCCGCAGCAGGCGGTGTCGATGGTCGACTTCGGCGCCGACAATTCGCCGGAAACCAATGTGGGCGGCGAGCATCCGGTGATCGACACAGCGGACAACGGCGACAACGATCCGCTGGTTCAGGGACTACGCAGGCTCGGGCACAAGGTCGATCTCGCCGATCAGTCCAGCGGCCTGTCCGCGATCGTGCGGTCCACCCCGGGGTGGACCGGCGGCGCGGATCCGCGCCGCGAAGGCCTGGTCATGGGCGATGTGAGGTGA
- a CDS encoding PH domain-containing protein has translation MSEQRAPVWDVEVRPHLTPIFAYGAAALILAAHVVVGFLLKIGSTGVFFRTYDQVAIAMVGVVIAGFVCLFARPRLRVGPDGVAVRNLFGYRLFPWSDVVDVSFHKGARWARLDLPDDEYVPVMAIQSVDKLRAVDAMDQVRAAFDRYQPDVTSHRP, from the coding sequence ATGAGCGAGCAGCGGGCGCCCGTCTGGGACGTCGAGGTCAGGCCGCACCTGACCCCGATCTTCGCCTACGGTGCCGCCGCGCTGATCCTGGCAGCTCACGTCGTGGTCGGATTCCTGCTCAAGATCGGCTCCACCGGCGTGTTCTTCCGGACCTATGACCAGGTGGCGATCGCGATGGTGGGCGTGGTGATCGCCGGGTTCGTGTGCCTGTTCGCGCGGCCACGGCTGCGGGTCGGCCCCGACGGCGTGGCCGTGCGAAACCTGTTCGGATATCGGCTCTTTCCGTGGAGCGACGTCGTCGACGTGTCTTTCCACAAGGGTGCGCGGTGGGCCCGGCTGGATCTCCCCGACGACGAATACGTGCCCGTGATGGCCATCCAGTCCGTCGACAAACTGCGCGCCGTCGACGCGATGGACCAGGTCCGCGCCGCCTTCGACCGGTATCAGCCCGACGTCACCTCACATCGCCCATGA
- the ribH gene encoding 6,7-dimethyl-8-ribityllumazine synthase → MSPAHGVPELPALDASDISLAIVASTWHETICDALLDGARKTAAEAGITEPTIVRVLGAIEIPVVAQALAATHDAVVALGVVIRGETPHFDYVCDAVTQGLTRVSLDASTPVANGVLTVNTEHQALDRAGLPSSGEDKGAQAAAAALSTAMTLRRLKSTS, encoded by the coding sequence ATGAGTCCTGCCCACGGCGTCCCGGAGCTGCCCGCGCTCGACGCCTCCGACATCAGCCTCGCCATCGTGGCCAGCACCTGGCACGAGACGATCTGCGATGCGCTGCTGGACGGCGCGAGAAAAACCGCCGCCGAGGCTGGGATCACGGAACCGACGATCGTCCGGGTGCTCGGCGCGATAGAAATCCCGGTGGTCGCCCAGGCGCTCGCGGCGACACACGACGCGGTGGTGGCCCTCGGCGTCGTGATCCGGGGTGAGACACCGCATTTCGATTATGTCTGCGACGCGGTGACCCAGGGTCTGACCCGGGTCTCCCTCGATGCGTCGACTCCTGTCGCCAACGGTGTGCTCACCGTGAACACCGAGCACCAGGCGCTCGACCGCGCCGGACTCCCGAGCTCCGGCGAGGACAAGGGTGCCCAGGCTGCGGCCGCAGCGCTGTCGACCGCCATGACGCTGCGCCGGCTGAAGTCGACTTCATGA
- a CDS encoding bifunctional 3,4-dihydroxy-2-butanone-4-phosphate synthase/GTP cyclohydrolase II, which translates to MTRLDSVERAVADIAAGKAVVVIDDEDRENEGDLIFAAEKATPELVAFMVRYTSGYLCVPLSGEVCDRLGLLPMYAVNQDKHGTAYTVTVDAKKGVGTGISASDRATTMRLLADPDAVAEDFTKPGHVVPLRAKDGGVLRRPGHTEAAVDLARLAGLQPAGTICEIVSQKDEGEMAQTDELRIFADEHDLALISIADLIEWRRKHEKHIERVAEARIPTRHGEFRAVGYSSIYEDVEHVALVKGDIAGGDADGHDVLVRVHSECLTGDVFGSRRCDCGPQLDAALAMVAREGRGIVLYMRGHEGRGIGLMHKLQAYQLQDAGDDTVDANLKLGLPADARDYGIGAQILVDLGVRSMRLLTNNPAKRVGLDGYGLHIIERVPLPVRANAENIRYLMTKRDRMGHDLVGLEDYDEALPGEFGGAV; encoded by the coding sequence ATGACGAGGCTGGATTCGGTCGAGCGCGCGGTGGCCGACATCGCCGCAGGCAAGGCCGTGGTCGTCATCGACGACGAGGATCGCGAGAACGAGGGCGACCTGATCTTCGCCGCCGAGAAGGCGACCCCCGAGCTGGTGGCGTTCATGGTTCGCTACACCTCCGGCTACCTGTGCGTCCCGCTGTCGGGCGAGGTCTGCGACCGGCTGGGGTTGCTGCCGATGTACGCGGTCAACCAGGACAAGCACGGCACCGCCTACACCGTCACGGTTGACGCCAAAAAGGGTGTGGGAACCGGCATCTCGGCGTCCGACCGGGCAACGACCATGCGGTTGCTCGCCGATCCGGACGCCGTCGCCGAGGACTTCACCAAACCGGGACACGTCGTGCCGCTCCGCGCGAAGGACGGCGGCGTGCTGCGCAGGCCCGGCCACACCGAAGCCGCCGTCGACCTGGCCCGGCTCGCCGGACTGCAGCCAGCAGGCACGATCTGCGAGATCGTGAGCCAGAAGGACGAGGGCGAGATGGCGCAGACCGACGAGCTGCGGATCTTCGCCGACGAGCACGACCTGGCACTGATCTCCATCGCCGACCTCATCGAGTGGCGTCGCAAGCACGAAAAGCACATCGAGCGGGTCGCCGAGGCCCGCATCCCGACCCGTCACGGCGAGTTCCGGGCGGTCGGCTATTCGAGCATCTACGAAGACGTCGAGCATGTCGCCCTGGTCAAGGGCGACATCGCGGGCGGGGACGCCGACGGACACGACGTGCTGGTGCGGGTGCACTCCGAGTGCCTCACCGGTGACGTGTTCGGCTCGCGCCGGTGCGACTGCGGGCCGCAACTGGACGCCGCGCTGGCGATGGTGGCGCGGGAGGGTCGCGGCATCGTGCTCTACATGCGCGGCCACGAGGGGCGCGGGATCGGCCTGATGCACAAGTTGCAGGCCTACCAACTGCAGGACGCCGGCGACGACACCGTCGATGCCAATCTCAAGCTCGGGCTGCCGGCCGACGCCCGCGATTACGGCATCGGCGCGCAGATCCTCGTCGACCTGGGGGTGCGGTCGATGCGTCTGCTGACCAACAACCCCGCCAAGCGCGTCGGGCTGGACGGGTACGGACTGCACATCATCGAGCGCGTGCCGCTGCCGGTTCGTGCCAACGCGGAGAACATCCGCTACCTGATGACCAAGCGCGATCGGATGGGACACGACCTGGTGGGGCTGGAGGACTACGACGAGGCCCTGCCCGGCGAGTTCGGCGGCGCGGTATGA
- the uvrC gene encoding excinuclease ABC subunit UvrC: MPDPATYRPAPGSIPVEPGVYRFRDPHGRVIYVGKAKSLRSRLNSYFADLSGLAPRTRQMVMTASSVEWTVVTTEVEALQLEYNWIKEFDPRFNIRYRDDKSYPVLAVTLNEEYPRLKVYRGPRRKGVRYFGPYSHAWAIRETLDLLTRVFPARTCSAGVFKRHSQIDRPCLLGYIDKCSAPCVGRVTAEEHRQIVLDFCDFLAGKTDRLIREMEQQMNAAAQELDFERAARLRDNIGAMRRAMEKQAVVFGDGTDADVVAFADDDLEAAVQVFHVRGGRVRGQRGWVIEKSGEPGESTLEYLVEQFLTQFYGDQAELGGAGDAGGDEATNPVPREVLVPVLPDTAAELEVWLTQLRGSRVSLRVPQRGDKRALAETVRRNAEGALSQHKLKRAGDFNARSAALQSIQDVLGLEDAPLRIECVDISHVQGTDVVASLVVFEDGLPRKSDYRHYAIREAAGDGRSDDVASIAEVTRRRFYRHLRDAQESDAPGPDKPEQGPRASARPGRFAYPPNLFVVDGGAPQVNAAAAVLEELGITDVAVIGLAKRLEEVWVPNLDGTAPDPVIFSRNSDGLYLLQRVRDEAHRFAISYHRSKRSKRMTASALDSVRGLGEHRRKALVTHFGSLARLKQASVEEITAVPGIGAATAKAVLEALGGDSEAPAAVIGNDQSTVSG; encoded by the coding sequence GTGCCCGATCCAGCGACGTACCGACCCGCTCCCGGGTCGATCCCCGTCGAACCTGGTGTCTACCGATTCCGCGACCCGCACGGCCGGGTCATCTACGTCGGCAAGGCCAAGAGTCTGCGGAGCCGGCTGAACTCGTACTTCGCCGATCTGTCGGGACTGGCCCCGCGCACCCGGCAGATGGTGATGACGGCATCCAGCGTGGAGTGGACGGTCGTCACCACCGAAGTCGAGGCGCTGCAGCTCGAGTACAACTGGATCAAGGAGTTCGACCCGCGGTTCAACATCCGCTACCGCGACGACAAGTCCTATCCGGTGCTGGCCGTCACACTGAACGAGGAGTACCCCCGGCTGAAGGTCTATCGGGGGCCGCGCCGCAAAGGGGTGCGGTACTTCGGACCGTATTCGCATGCGTGGGCGATCCGCGAGACGCTGGACCTGCTCACCCGGGTGTTCCCGGCCCGTACCTGCTCGGCGGGAGTGTTCAAGCGGCACAGCCAGATTGATCGACCCTGCCTGCTGGGTTACATCGACAAGTGCTCGGCGCCCTGCGTCGGGCGGGTCACCGCGGAGGAGCACCGGCAGATCGTGCTCGACTTCTGCGACTTCCTCGCCGGGAAGACAGATCGGCTGATCCGCGAGATGGAACAGCAGATGAACGCCGCCGCCCAGGAATTGGACTTCGAGCGGGCCGCGCGGCTGCGCGACAACATCGGCGCAATGCGCAGGGCGATGGAGAAGCAGGCGGTGGTGTTCGGTGACGGCACCGACGCCGACGTCGTCGCGTTCGCCGACGACGACCTGGAAGCGGCGGTGCAGGTGTTCCACGTCCGCGGTGGCCGGGTCCGCGGCCAGCGTGGCTGGGTCATCGAAAAGTCCGGTGAGCCGGGCGAATCCACCTTGGAGTATCTCGTCGAACAATTCCTCACCCAGTTCTACGGTGACCAGGCCGAACTCGGCGGTGCCGGTGACGCCGGGGGAGATGAGGCCACCAACCCGGTACCGAGAGAGGTGCTGGTGCCGGTACTACCCGACACGGCCGCTGAGCTGGAGGTCTGGCTGACCCAGCTGCGCGGTTCTCGGGTGTCGCTGCGGGTGCCGCAGCGCGGCGACAAGCGGGCACTCGCCGAGACGGTGCGGCGCAACGCCGAGGGCGCCCTCAGCCAGCACAAGCTCAAGCGCGCCGGTGACTTCAACGCCAGAAGTGCTGCCCTGCAGAGTATTCAGGACGTACTGGGACTCGAGGACGCCCCGCTGCGGATCGAGTGCGTCGACATCAGCCACGTACAGGGCACCGATGTGGTGGCCTCGCTGGTGGTGTTCGAGGACGGGTTGCCCCGCAAGTCCGACTACCGGCACTACGCGATCCGCGAGGCCGCAGGCGACGGCCGGTCCGACGACGTCGCGTCGATCGCCGAAGTAACGCGACGCCGGTTCTACCGCCATCTGCGCGATGCGCAGGAATCCGATGCGCCGGGCCCGGACAAACCGGAACAGGGTCCTCGCGCAAGCGCTCGTCCGGGACGATTCGCCTATCCGCCCAACCTCTTCGTCGTCGACGGTGGCGCACCTCAGGTCAACGCCGCGGCCGCTGTTCTGGAGGAGCTCGGTATCACCGACGTCGCGGTCATCGGGCTGGCGAAGCGGCTGGAAGAGGTGTGGGTGCCCAACCTGGACGGCACAGCACCGGATCCTGTCATCTTCTCGCGCAACAGTGACGGGCTGTACCTGCTGCAGCGGGTCCGCGACGAAGCCCACCGCTTCGCGATCTCCTACCACCGCAGCAAGCGGTCCAAGCGGATGACGGCATCCGCCCTCGATTCGGTCCGGGGCCTGGGCGAGCACCGCCGCAAGGCCCTGGTGACGCATTTCGGGTCGCTGGCCCGCCTGAAGCAGGCCAGCGTGGAGGAGATCACCGCGGTGCCCGGCATCGGCGCCGCCACCGCGAAAGCAGTCCTGGAAGCGCTGGGCGGCGATTCCGAAGCGCCCGCAGCGGTTATCGGCAATGATCAGAGCACGGTATCGGGATGA
- a CDS encoding gluconeogenesis factor YvcK family protein: MSPRIVALGGGHGLYATLSAARRLTPHVTAVVTVADDGGSSGRLRKELDVVPPGDLRMALAALASDTPHGRLWATIIQHRFGGSGALAGHPIGNLMLAGLNEVLADPVAALDELGRILGLKGRVLPMSPVGLEIEADVVGLDSDPRLSRSIRGQVAIATTVGKVRRVRLLPPDPPATHQAIDAIMHADLVVLGPGSWFTSVIPHVLVPQLVTALQATPARRALVLNLAAEPGETAGFSVERHIHVLAQHAPGFTVHDIIVDSARVPSERERDQLRRTASILDAHVEFADVSRPGTPLHDPARLAAALEGVRRRGAAPTGTAPPLHQPTVPTPTVTPTPTVNGPRGDDPWR, translated from the coding sequence GTGAGCCCCCGCATCGTTGCGCTCGGCGGCGGGCACGGTCTGTACGCGACTCTCTCGGCGGCACGACGTCTCACGCCGCACGTGACGGCGGTCGTCACGGTCGCCGACGACGGCGGTTCGTCGGGCCGGCTGCGTAAAGAGCTCGACGTCGTGCCGCCGGGGGACCTACGAATGGCGTTGGCGGCGTTGGCTTCCGACACTCCGCACGGTCGCCTGTGGGCGACCATCATCCAGCACCGGTTCGGCGGCAGTGGAGCGCTGGCCGGTCATCCGATCGGTAACCTGATGCTCGCAGGCCTCAACGAAGTGCTGGCCGACCCGGTCGCTGCGCTCGACGAGTTGGGACGCATCCTCGGCCTGAAGGGGCGCGTGCTGCCGATGAGTCCCGTCGGCCTCGAGATCGAGGCCGACGTGGTGGGACTGGATTCCGATCCCCGGCTCAGTCGCTCCATCCGTGGCCAGGTCGCGATCGCGACGACGGTGGGCAAGGTGCGCAGGGTCCGGCTGCTGCCGCCCGACCCGCCCGCGACCCATCAGGCCATCGACGCGATCATGCACGCCGACCTCGTCGTCCTCGGTCCCGGCTCGTGGTTCACCAGCGTCATCCCGCACGTGCTGGTGCCGCAGCTGGTGACGGCGCTGCAGGCGACGCCGGCGCGGCGGGCCCTGGTGCTCAACCTGGCCGCCGAGCCCGGCGAGACGGCCGGCTTCTCGGTGGAACGCCACATCCACGTCCTCGCGCAGCACGCGCCCGGTTTCACGGTGCACGACATCATCGTCGACTCGGCGCGGGTGCCCAGCGAGCGCGAGCGCGACCAGCTGCGCCGCACGGCGTCGATCCTCGATGCCCACGTCGAGTTCGCCGACGTATCCAGACCTGGTACACCTTTACATGACCCGGCGAGGTTGGCCGCGGCGTTGGAGGGGGTTCGGCGGCGCGGCGCGGCGCCCACCGGCACGGCTCCGCCGTTACATCAGCCGACAGTGCCGACCCCGACAGTGACGCCCACCCCGACAGTGAACGGACCGAGAGGTGACGACCCGTGGCGATGA